One stretch of Anaerolineales bacterium DNA includes these proteins:
- the aspS gene encoding aspartate--tRNA ligase has translation MYRTHDCGSLRVEHVGERVTLAGWVNRRRDHGGVTFIDLRDRSGIVQVVAHPEESTEAHRAAEAVRNEWVIQVEGVVRKRPEDMENPDLATGQIEVAIDRLKVLNPARTPPFAINEESEVEEMVRLQYRYLDLRRPRMQHNLQLRHAVVKYIRDFLDVRGFWEVETPILFKTTPEGARDYLVPSRVHPGEFYALPQSPQQLKQLLMVAGVERYFQIARCFRDEDQRGNRQPEFTQLDLEMSFVEREDVISLAEELFTSMVETLLPHKRLLAKPWPRLTYVEALERFGRDAPDIRFGMELKDVSDLVGECGFQVFEKTIASEGSVRGINAKGWGNSSRKEIDELVEFVQLLGAKGLAYLALTESGEIRSSFAKFLSEETRTAMQERLGAQAGDLLLFVAGDAGVVFESLSRLRDHLAERSGLIDPDVLAFCWVLDFPFVEWNENENRWDPSHHLFTSPIPEDVPLLDSDPHKARGQQYDMVLNGVEVGGGSIRIHDRQLQERVFSLIGLDKDVARERFGHMLEAFEYGTPPHGGIAPGIDRLLMIFANEAHIREVIAFPKNQAARDVMANAPSPADPDQLAELHIRVVDTDEDS, from the coding sequence ATGTATCGCACACATGATTGCGGCAGCCTGCGGGTCGAACACGTCGGAGAACGCGTCACGCTGGCTGGTTGGGTCAACCGGCGGCGCGACCACGGAGGTGTGACCTTCATCGATTTGCGCGACCGCTCTGGAATCGTGCAGGTTGTGGCCCATCCGGAGGAATCCACTGAAGCGCACCGGGCGGCGGAAGCCGTGCGCAACGAATGGGTCATCCAGGTGGAGGGCGTGGTTCGAAAACGTCCCGAGGACATGGAAAATCCCGATCTGGCCACGGGCCAGATCGAAGTTGCCATAGATCGACTCAAAGTGCTCAACCCGGCGCGTACGCCTCCGTTTGCGATCAACGAAGAGAGCGAAGTCGAAGAGATGGTACGGCTGCAGTACCGCTACCTCGACCTGCGCCGGCCGCGCATGCAGCACAACCTGCAGCTGCGGCATGCCGTGGTGAAGTACATTCGCGATTTCCTGGATGTACGGGGTTTCTGGGAGGTCGAGACCCCGATTCTCTTCAAGACCACACCCGAAGGGGCGCGGGACTATCTGGTCCCCTCGCGCGTTCATCCGGGCGAGTTCTATGCCTTACCGCAATCTCCGCAGCAGTTAAAGCAGTTGCTCATGGTCGCCGGAGTGGAGCGCTACTTCCAGATCGCACGTTGTTTCCGTGATGAAGATCAACGCGGCAACCGCCAGCCCGAATTCACGCAGCTCGATCTGGAGATGTCCTTCGTCGAGCGTGAGGACGTGATTTCTTTGGCCGAAGAGTTGTTCACTTCGATGGTGGAGACCCTGCTGCCGCACAAACGTTTGCTGGCCAAGCCCTGGCCGCGTTTGACCTATGTGGAAGCGCTCGAACGATTTGGACGGGACGCGCCGGACATTCGCTTCGGGATGGAATTGAAGGACGTCAGCGATTTGGTAGGCGAATGCGGATTCCAGGTTTTCGAAAAGACGATTGCTTCGGAGGGATCGGTACGCGGTATAAATGCCAAAGGCTGGGGGAATTCGAGCCGCAAGGAAATCGACGAGTTGGTGGAATTCGTGCAGCTTCTCGGAGCCAAAGGCCTTGCGTATTTGGCCCTGACGGAATCGGGGGAGATCCGCTCCTCTTTTGCGAAGTTCCTCAGCGAGGAAACTCGAACGGCAATGCAAGAAAGACTGGGCGCACAAGCGGGTGATTTGCTGCTCTTCGTTGCCGGTGATGCCGGTGTGGTTTTCGAATCGCTGAGCCGGCTGCGCGATCATCTCGCCGAACGATCCGGTTTGATCGATCCTGATGTCCTGGCGTTCTGCTGGGTGCTGGATTTTCCCTTCGTCGAATGGAACGAAAACGAGAATCGTTGGGATCCAAGCCATCACCTTTTCACTTCGCCGATTCCGGAAGATGTCCCTTTGCTCGACTCCGATCCCCACAAAGCCCGCGGCCAGCAGTACGACATGGTGCTCAACGGCGTCGAGGTGGGCGGTGGAAGCATCCGAATCCACGATCGCCAGCTCCAGGAACGCGTGTTTTCACTCATCGGTCTGGACAAGGATGTCGCCCGGGAACGCTTCGGCCACATGCTGGAAGCCTTCGAATACGGCACGCCGCCGCACGGGGGCATCGCGCCGGGCATCGATCGTTTGCTGATGATATTTGCCAACGAAGCGCATATCCGAGAGGTGATCGCCTTCCCGAAGAATCAAGCCGCACGTGACGTTATGGCGAACGCCCCTTCGCCGGCGGACCCCGATCAATTGGCGGAGCTGCACATTCGGGTGGTGGATACGGATGAGGATTCGTGA